A genomic window from Deinococcus aetherius includes:
- a CDS encoding PcfJ domain-containing protein, translating to MQHPDYLNVPALIEHMQLSTEREYRAWLRRRPGATTLLRELCGSLPRGVRPLLARLDVLTLAASLHCSGMRSPDLKAQVLNAYASTLREHRCGPPFDARWYVELAGGEQQAARRLIRTFRKGHTVSGLALLLGDTERLWQDVRAAQPGYRPGRDQLDPLALHDHLARLHTRIRTENRPIPSGTDGRLSHLDADIPHAAHGTLHFRRARETHDLIHVSETLHNCVSSYARAAIRGEVVIVVARDGQGTPVYCLEVRGRAVHQFKRDRNQGLRDQIDLAAAFGYLGQARLGIRTHDLAPLCHHPGLPQEAVSIPEPEPDDLPF from the coding sequence GTGCAGCACCCGGACTACCTCAACGTGCCCGCGCTCATAGAGCACATGCAGCTCAGCACTGAGCGCGAGTACCGGGCGTGGTTGAGGCGCAGGCCGGGCGCGACCACCCTGCTGCGCGAACTGTGCGGTTCCCTGCCCCGCGGCGTCCGGCCGCTCCTCGCACGGTTGGACGTGCTCACCCTGGCCGCGTCCCTCCACTGCAGCGGCATGAGGTCCCCGGACCTCAAGGCCCAGGTCCTGAACGCCTACGCGTCCACCCTGCGCGAGCACCGCTGCGGTCCACCTTTTGATGCCCGCTGGTACGTCGAGCTCGCGGGCGGCGAACAGCAGGCCGCCCGGCGGCTGATCCGTACCTTTCGGAAGGGGCACACCGTCTCCGGCCTCGCGCTCCTGCTCGGCGACACGGAGCGCCTGTGGCAGGACGTCCGGGCGGCGCAGCCGGGTTACCGGCCCGGGCGGGACCAGCTCGACCCGCTGGCCCTGCACGACCACCTCGCCCGGCTGCATACCCGCATCCGGACCGAGAACCGGCCCATTCCCAGTGGCACGGACGGGCGGCTCTCTCACCTCGACGCCGACATCCCTCACGCGGCCCACGGCACGCTCCACTTCCGCCGGGCCCGGGAGACGCACGACCTCATCCACGTCAGCGAGACCCTCCACAACTGCGTGTCGAGTTACGCCAGGGCCGCCATCCGGGGCGAGGTCGTCATCGTCGTTGCCCGAGACGGGCAGGGCACGCCGGTGTACTGCCTCGAGGTGCGCGGACGTGCCGTCCACCAGTTCAAGCGCGACCGGAATCAGGGCCTGAGGGATCAGATCGACCTCGCGGCGGCGTTCGGCTATCTCGGTCAGGCACGCCTCGGCATCCGCACACACGATCTCGCACCGCTGTGCCACCATCCCGGCCTGCCCCAGGAGGCCGTCTCCATCCCTGAACCCGAGCCGGACGACCTCCCCTTCTGA